A single region of the Lycium barbarum isolate Lr01 chromosome 2, ASM1917538v2, whole genome shotgun sequence genome encodes:
- the LOC132629143 gene encoding protein FAR1-RELATED SEQUENCE 5-like, producing MEIGSSQSQSGCNVLIKLGMEFDSDEHAYEYYNKYAGVIGFSVRREYANKNKVRGYVTSRKLVCYKEGYRDKHKRDTMVQKHRNETRTGCLAHFSVSRQSNGMFRIPSFEEKHNHPLVPSSLAHMLPSQRKIKVAQAYEIDLLDDSGICPKASFDYAARQVGGQSFLGYTRRDQKNYLRDKRKDSLKHGVARSLVDYFEKQILEDPAFRYSLDLDDDGLITNVLWADGKMIRDFKIYGDVVSFDTTYRTNKEYRPLALFVGLNNHREMVIFGAALLYEESTESFVWLFNAFFKIMSADKPQTFFTDQDPAISAAISFVMPKTYHRLCVWHLEKNAFKHLNHIFRANESFPRDFSKLLYDYEYEEDFLSAWQEMLEKYDLEDNSWLKNTFVVREKWSMTYGRHTFSAGMRSTQLSESFNGFLRGYLKSDLDIVQFFKHFQRSVDDKRANENKSNFDMTQRIPILKVKLPLLIHAREVYTPTIFDMFQNEWERSLLVSIKDSYSEGELCTYNVSTLGSVKEHAVTVKQSVTQVSCSCKLFEFLGILCRHALKILDLLNVKDMIPVHYILKRWTKDASNMNEVDIDLVEKDSDPKVEVTARYRHLCHTFVQISSEASESTEGYELAAKGANEIIAKLKDIKKRNESPEKLAPSKSIQNEPSEIIFIDNTNVTKVTGLKRKEPTRRSNTRPKSFTEKSKKKGRTSLPKSLQCQTKQC from the coding sequence ATGGAGATTGGATCTAGTCAGTCTCAAAGTGGATGTAATGTGCTCATAAAACTTGGGATGGAATTTGATTCAGATGAGCATGCATATGAATATTACAATAAATACGCTGGTGTAATTGGTTTTAGCGTAAGGAGAGAATATGCTAACAAAAATAAAGTCCGAGGGTACGTGACTTCAAGAAAATTGGTATGTTATAAAGAAGGTTATAGAGATAAACACAAACGAGATACAATGGTTCAAAAACATAGAAATGAAACTAGGACGGGGTGCTTAGCTCATTTTAGTGTTAGTCGTCAATCAAATGGAATGTTTCGCATCCCTTCATTTGAAGAGAAACATAATCATCCTCTTGTTCCTTCTTCTTTGGCTCATATGTTACCCTCACAAAGAAAGATAAAAGTTGCTCAAGCATATGAAATTGACTTATTAGATGATTCAGGAATATGCCCTAAAGCTTCATTTGATTATGCTGCTCGTCAAGTTGGAGGACAATCTTTTCTAGGTTACACAAGGAGAGATCAGAAGAATTATCTTCGGGATAAAAGAAAAGATAGTTTGAAACATGGGGTGGCTCGTAGTTTGGTTGATTATTTTGAGAAACAAATACTAGAAGATCCTGCTTTTCGGTATTCTTTAGATCTAGATGACGATGGTTTGATAACTAATGTATTATGGGCTGATGGAAAGATGATAAGAGATTTTAAGATTTATGGAGATGTTGTGTCCTTTGATACAACATATAGAACAAATAAAGAGTATCGACCCTTGGCGTTGTTTGTTGGTTTAAATAACCATAGGGAAATGGTTATATTTGGTGCAGCCCTTCTATACGAAGAGTCAACTGAATCATTTGTATGGCTTTTTAATGCATTCTTTAAGATTATGTCTGCGGATAAACCACAAACATTTTTCACTGATCAAGATCCCGCTATATCTGCTGCTATATCATTTGTAATGCCCAAAACATATCATCGCCTTTGTGTATGGCACTTGGAAAAGAATGCATTTAAACATCTTAATCATATCTTTAGAGCTAATGAATCATTTCCAAGAGATTTTAGCAAATTGctttatgattatgagtatgagGAGGATTTTTTAAGTGCATGGCAGGAAATGCTTGAGAAATATGACCTTGAGGATAATAGTTGGTTGAAAAACACATTTGTTGTAAGAGAGAAATGGTCCATGACATACGGAAGACATACATTCTCAGCAGGTATGCGAAGTACACAATTAAGTGAGAGTTTTAATGGATTTTTAAGGGGATATTTAAAATCTGATTTGGATATTGTTCAATTTTTTAAGCATTTTCAAAGATCAGTTGATGATAAGCGTGCCAATGAGAATAAGTCAAATTTTGACATGACTCAAAGAATACCTATTTTAAAGGTTAAACTTCCTTTATTGATTCATGCTAGGGAAGTATACACCCCAACTATATTTGATATGTTCCAAAATGAATGGGAAAGATCACTACTGGTTTCCATAAAGGACTCTTATAGTGAAGGAGAATTATGTACCTATAATGTTAGCACTCTTGGAAGTGTTAAGGAGCATGCTGTAACTGTTAAGCAATCAGTAACTCAAGTTTCTTGCAGCTGCAAATTGTTTGAATTTTTGGGTATACTATGTAGACATGCTTTAAAGATTCTGGATTTACTAAATGTGAAGGATATGATTCCGGTACATTATATATTAAAGCGGTGGACAAAAGATGCTTCTAACATGAACGAGGTAGATATCGATCTAGTAGAAAAAGATAGTGATCCAAAAGTTGAAGTTACTGCAAGGTACAGACATTTATGCCATACTTTTGTTCAAATTTCAAGTGAAGCTTCAGAATCCACAGAAGGGTATGAATTGGCCGCAAAAGGTGCGAATGAGATAATTGCCAAGTTAAAGGATATCAAGAAGAGAAATGAATCGCCTGAAAAGTTGGCTCCAAGCAAGAGTATTCAGAACGAACCGAGTGAAATAATATTTATTGACAACACAAATGTCACAAAGGTGACCGGGTTAAAAAGAAAGGAACCAACTCGTCGCTCTAATACTCGGCCAAAGAGTTTTACGGAAAAGTCCAAGAAGAAAGGTAGGACTTCGTTGCCAAAATCTCTTCAATGCCAAACTAAgcagtgttga